In Triticum aestivum cultivar Chinese Spring chromosome 5B, IWGSC CS RefSeq v2.1, whole genome shotgun sequence, the following proteins share a genomic window:
- the LOC123114893 gene encoding uncharacterized protein, which translates to MVVALGPGRFYGGSLPRPRVFPSDRVDPPAPVTDALLCWARDAHWSMGGLAVKRLRLQGRIEGNLVKLRRTARRDARVSAKSAKAKVRAAGHGPAPATLDDALGSNDDDSEDEAEVAAQEKALRCEVVDDDEDSESSESEGEGVPLVTIAAAGLPLEPG; encoded by the coding sequence ATGGTGGTCGCGCTTGGTCCCGGCAGGTTCTACGGCGGCAGCCTCCCGCGCCCCCGTGTCTTCCCCAGCGACCGCGTCGACCCGCCAGCGCCCGTCACCGACGCGCTGCTCTGCTGGGCGCGCGACGCGCACTGGTCCATGGGCGGGCTCGCCGTGAAGCGCCTCCGCCTGCAAGGCCGCATCGAGGGCAACCTCGTCAAGCTTCGCCGCACCGCGCGCCGCGACGCCAGGGTCTccgccaagtccgccaaggccaaGGTCCGTGCCGCCGGGCACGGGCCAGCCCCTGCCACCCTCGACGACGCGTTGGGCTCCAACGACGATGATtcggaggacgaggcggaggtcgCGGCCCAGGAGAAGGCGCTTCGGTGCGAGGTCGTCGATGATGACGAGGACTCCGAGTCCAGCGAGTCGGAGGGGGAGGGGGTCCCGCTCGTGACCATCGCCGCGGccggcttaccgctggagccgggttag